From Fimbriiglobus ruber, one genomic window encodes:
- a CDS encoding DUF6744 family protein: protein MTTNPPAPFPVAAGARLLGEVIAWTCSGVAVTHPALVAALRDAGLDDGVARELAPKHAFTRACKKLSDQRIIRQVAEDAATVRFQFTHESRDGDRFAYTLETLLALDKTTGQVTCDLPGLATLAQEHLDHAIDARSGADVTRVIQKLFDRHADLFPVRPQGGVYFMPDRHTGFVDRVQAMLGRINGQILRFPVPGGTPEGDRSVKESVAAGLAALVDDHRKAVAQFGDDTRDETLKRAASKIRVTQFKIQAYAEYLSDEKAKLDRELTAARDALRQKVERLAAVLAVA from the coding sequence ATGACGACGAACCCGCCCGCCCCGTTCCCGGTCGCCGCCGGCGCCCGCCTGCTCGGGGAGGTGATCGCGTGGACGTGTTCGGGGGTGGCCGTCACCCACCCGGCCCTGGTCGCCGCCCTCCGGGACGCCGGGCTGGACGACGGGGTGGCCCGCGAACTCGCCCCCAAGCACGCGTTCACCCGGGCGTGCAAGAAGCTGTCCGACCAGCGGATCATCCGCCAGGTGGCCGAGGACGCGGCCACCGTCCGGTTCCAGTTCACCCACGAGAGCCGGGACGGGGACCGGTTCGCGTACACCCTGGAGACCCTGCTCGCCCTCGACAAGACCACGGGCCAGGTCACCTGCGACCTGCCCGGGCTGGCGACCCTGGCCCAGGAGCACCTCGACCACGCGATCGACGCGCGTTCGGGCGCCGACGTGACCCGCGTCATTCAGAAGTTGTTCGACCGGCACGCCGACCTGTTCCCGGTGCGGCCCCAGGGCGGCGTCTATTTCATGCCGGACCGGCACACCGGGTTCGTCGACCGGGTGCAGGCCATGCTCGGGCGGATCAACGGCCAGATCCTGCGGTTCCCGGTCCCCGGCGGGACGCCCGAGGGGGACCGGAGCGTCAAGGAGTCGGTGGCCGCCGGGCTGGCCGCCCTGGTCGACGACCACCGCAAGGCGGTCGCCCAGTTCGGGGACGACACCCGGGACGAGACGCTCAAGCGGGCCGCGAGCAAGATCCGGGTGACGCAATTCAAGATCCAGGCGTACGCCGAGTATCTGAGCGACGAGAAGGCCAAGCTCGACCGCGAGCTGACGGCCGCCCGGGACGCGTTGCGGCAGAAGGTCGAGCGGCTGGCCGCCGTCCTGGCCGTCGCGTGA
- the ltrA gene encoding group II intron reverse transcriptase/maturase has translation MNTDLNPMYRWEALPWRQIERDVFKLQKRIYRASARGDSQTVRTLQRLMINNRAAKLLAVRRVTQDNRGKNTAGVDGVSALAPEDRLELADGLKVGAEATPVRRVYIPKPGSEELRPLGIPTLHDRALQTLVRFALEPEWEARFEPNSYGFRPGRSCWDAIGAIFQSVSKMDKYVLDADIAKCFDRIDHDALLKKVNAGPTITRQLRAWLEAGILDGETLFPSEQGTPQGGAISPLLANIALHGLEELVQARFPRRREWVNGKEQNIAPPHVIRYADDFVVLHRDEAVVREARQVIAEWLKGMGLELKPSKTRVGHTLREVDGRAGFDFLGFSVRQYPVGASRSGSKSNGQRIGFKTLIRPSAEAVKRHVARLREILDRHRNAPQEALIGHLNPVIRGWSMYYSTVVSSQTFSKVHHVLFQMLRGWANRRHPNKGGRWVGRKYWRAGDGLGWIFKPPGKAVRLASHMDTNIVRHAKVQDARSPFDGDWVYWGSRLGRYPDVFPAVARLLKNQKGRCPRCGLFFKHDDETCVDHIQPKSQGGAAGGSNIQLLHLHCHQGKTAEDRRRGVNDNHRVTEEPDEAKVSRPVLKPSRSGDTPA, from the coding sequence ATGAACACGGACCTCAATCCGATGTATAGGTGGGAGGCGCTCCCGTGGCGCCAAATCGAACGGGACGTCTTCAAGCTCCAGAAGCGGATCTACCGAGCCTCGGCCCGAGGCGACAGTCAGACGGTTCGCACGCTCCAGAGACTCATGATCAACAACCGGGCGGCCAAACTGCTCGCCGTTCGTCGCGTCACTCAAGACAACCGGGGGAAGAACACCGCCGGGGTTGATGGGGTCAGCGCGCTGGCCCCGGAAGACCGTCTGGAGTTGGCCGATGGCCTCAAGGTCGGGGCCGAGGCCACGCCCGTGCGCCGGGTCTACATTCCCAAGCCGGGGAGTGAAGAACTTCGGCCCCTGGGCATTCCGACGCTGCACGACCGCGCGCTGCAGACGCTGGTGCGGTTCGCCCTGGAACCCGAATGGGAAGCCAGGTTCGAGCCCAACAGCTACGGGTTCCGCCCGGGACGGTCCTGCTGGGATGCGATCGGAGCGATCTTCCAATCCGTCTCGAAGATGGACAAGTACGTCCTCGACGCCGACATCGCGAAGTGCTTCGACCGCATCGACCATGACGCGCTGCTCAAGAAGGTCAACGCTGGCCCGACCATCACCCGGCAACTCCGGGCGTGGCTCGAAGCCGGCATCCTCGACGGCGAGACGCTGTTCCCCTCGGAACAGGGCACCCCGCAGGGCGGGGCCATCTCGCCGCTCCTGGCCAACATCGCGCTGCACGGACTGGAGGAACTGGTCCAGGCGCGGTTCCCGAGACGACGGGAGTGGGTCAACGGAAAGGAGCAGAATATCGCACCCCCACACGTCATCCGGTACGCCGACGACTTCGTCGTCTTGCACAGGGACGAGGCGGTCGTGAGGGAGGCCCGACAGGTCATCGCGGAGTGGTTGAAAGGGATGGGGCTGGAATTGAAACCGAGCAAGACCCGGGTCGGCCACACACTTCGGGAAGTGGACGGCCGCGCCGGGTTCGACTTCCTGGGCTTCTCCGTCCGACAGTACCCCGTGGGGGCGTCGCGATCTGGTAGCAAGTCCAACGGACAGCGGATCGGCTTCAAGACCCTCATCCGACCCAGCGCGGAGGCGGTGAAACGGCACGTGGCTCGACTCCGAGAGATACTCGACCGTCACAGGAATGCCCCGCAGGAGGCCCTCATCGGCCACCTGAACCCGGTCATTCGCGGGTGGTCGATGTACTACTCGACGGTGGTCAGCAGCCAGACCTTCTCGAAGGTCCATCACGTGCTGTTCCAGATGCTCCGCGGCTGGGCCAACCGGCGGCACCCGAACAAGGGCGGTCGGTGGGTCGGACGGAAGTACTGGCGGGCCGGCGACGGCCTCGGCTGGATCTTCAAACCGCCCGGGAAGGCGGTCCGACTTGCCAGCCACATGGACACGAACATCGTGCGCCATGCCAAGGTACAGGATGCCCGCAGCCCGTTCGATGGCGACTGGGTTTACTGGGGTAGCCGACTGGGGCGATACCCGGACGTGTTCCCGGCGGTCGCGAGACTGCTGAAGAACCAGAAGGGTCGGTGCCCGCGGTGCGGACTGTTCTTCAAGCACGATGACGAGACGTGCGTCGATCACATCCAGCCGAAGTCCCAAGGCGGGGCGGCCGGTGGGTCGAACATCCAGCTCTTACATCTGCACTGCCACCAGGGGAAGACGGCGGAGGACCGCCGTCGAGGTGTGAATGACAATCACCGAGTAACTGAGGAGCCGGATGAGGCGAAAGTCTCACGTCCGGTTCTGAAGCCGAGTCGGAGTGGCGACACTCCGGCTTAG
- a CDS encoding helix-turn-helix domain-containing protein: protein MATKAQHGDDYARLPGFLRDLREAAGLTQRDLGRAVGRPQSWVFNCETGNRRVDVTEFAIWATACGTDPRVAFARFLDAGTRRRPRPSPPADTGPGG, encoded by the coding sequence ATGGCCACCAAAGCCCAGCACGGGGACGATTACGCCCGCCTGCCGGGGTTCCTCCGGGACCTCCGGGAGGCAGCCGGGCTGACCCAGCGGGACCTCGGGCGGGCCGTCGGCCGCCCCCAGAGCTGGGTGTTTAACTGCGAGACCGGGAACCGGCGGGTGGACGTGACCGAGTTCGCCATCTGGGCGACCGCATGCGGGACCGACCCGCGGGTCGCGTTCGCCCGGTTCCTGGACGCCGGGACCCGTCGCCGGCCCCGGCCGTCGCCCCCCGCCGACACCGGCCCGGGCGGCTGA
- a CDS encoding 3'-5' exonuclease yields the protein MQVRLTSLTLARPLAVLDMETTGVDPARDRVVEFAVLKIAPDGRSQLCHQRVRPGVPIPPAATAVHGITDAAVAATPPFRAIARSLAGFLADADLAGFGIAGFDLPVLAAEFARAGVEFRVGGRAVLDALTVYHRMEPRDLTAAVKFYLGRAHPRAHAAAADVRAAAAVLDAQVGAYGLPPAPAALHATLVEVDVARRFRRDAAGRVTFAFGKHAGRPLAAVARTDPGYLDWMLGQGFLDDVRDLVREALGGRPASPGRQNPANA from the coding sequence TTGCAAGTTCGACTGACGTCCCTGACGCTCGCCCGCCCGCTCGCGGTCCTCGACATGGAAACGACCGGGGTCGACCCGGCCCGGGACCGGGTCGTCGAGTTCGCCGTCCTCAAGATCGCCCCGGACGGGCGGTCCCAGTTGTGCCACCAGCGGGTCCGCCCCGGGGTGCCGATTCCGCCGGCCGCGACGGCCGTCCACGGGATCACCGACGCGGCCGTGGCCGCCACCCCGCCGTTCCGGGCGATCGCCCGCAGCCTGGCTGGGTTCCTGGCCGACGCCGACCTGGCCGGGTTTGGAATTGCGGGGTTTGATCTCCCGGTCCTGGCCGCCGAGTTCGCCCGGGCCGGGGTCGAGTTCCGGGTCGGCGGGCGGGCCGTCCTCGACGCCCTGACCGTGTATCACCGGATGGAGCCTCGGGATTTGACCGCGGCGGTCAAGTTCTACCTCGGGCGAGCCCACCCGCGGGCCCACGCGGCGGCCGCCGACGTGCGGGCGGCGGCCGCCGTCCTGGACGCCCAGGTCGGGGCGTACGGGCTGCCGCCGGCGCCGGCCGCCCTGCACGCGACCCTGGTCGAGGTCGACGTCGCCCGGCGGTTCCGGCGGGACGCGGCCGGGCGGGTGACGTTCGCGTTCGGCAAGCACGCCGGTCGGCCGCTGGCCGCCGTCGCCCGCACCGACCCGGGGTATCTCGACTGGATGCTCGGGCAGGGGTTCCTGGACGACGTCCGCGATCTCGTGCGGGAGGCCCTGGGCGGCCGCCCCGCGAGCCCCGGGCGTCAGAACCCCGCGAACGCCTAA
- a CDS encoding IS5 family transposase, translating to MTADRESILPTIWEVSDDLWARIEPILAAAWPRRDPRGRHHADWRRCLNGIIYQMRTGCQWNALPKVLGDDSTVHRWYQRWCRLGVMEKIWADLVQTCDDLGQVHWDWQSADGCMGKARHGGDHIGKNPTDRGKNGTKRSIVVDEQGGPLGVVIDGANRHDAKLLKATIEAIVIERPDPKEHEQHLCLDKAYDNPSGQSAASEAQYTPHIRRIGEEKTTVTAKHPDGKPRRWVVERTLSWLNRCRAILVRYAKNGKNYLGLVQLACSLIWYRRLFRLNGLG from the coding sequence ATGACGGCGGACAGAGAATCGATCCTTCCGACGATCTGGGAGGTATCCGATGATTTATGGGCGAGGATCGAACCGATCCTTGCGGCGGCCTGGCCTCGGCGAGACCCCCGTGGTCGGCATCACGCGGATTGGCGTAGGTGCCTGAACGGGATCATCTACCAGATGCGGACCGGGTGCCAATGGAATGCGTTGCCCAAGGTGCTGGGTGACGACAGCACGGTTCACCGTTGGTATCAACGCTGGTGTCGCTTGGGTGTGATGGAAAAGATCTGGGCGGATCTGGTCCAGACATGTGATGATCTGGGGCAAGTCCATTGGGACTGGCAGAGCGCTGACGGGTGCATGGGGAAGGCCCGTCACGGCGGCGACCACATCGGCAAAAACCCAACGGATCGAGGGAAAAACGGGACGAAGCGGAGCATCGTGGTGGACGAACAGGGTGGACCACTGGGGGTGGTCATTGACGGGGCGAATCGACACGATGCGAAGTTATTGAAGGCGACGATCGAGGCGATCGTCATCGAGCGGCCGGATCCCAAAGAACACGAGCAACATCTGTGTTTGGATAAAGCGTACGATAATCCGTCCGGCCAGTCTGCGGCGAGTGAGGCCCAATACACCCCTCACATCCGCCGAATCGGCGAGGAGAAGACAACGGTCACGGCCAAGCACCCGGATGGCAAGCCGCGTCGTTGGGTGGTTGAGCGTACCCTGAGTTGGCTGAATCGTTGCCGAGCCATCTTGGTCCGTTATGCAAAAAACGGAAAGAATTATTTGGGCTTAGTCCAGTTAGCGTGTTCCTTGATCTGGTATCGTAGACTCTTCCGCCTCAATGGGTTAGGTTGA